From a region of the Myxococcus stipitatus genome:
- a CDS encoding phosphoribosylaminoimidazolesuccinocarboxamide synthase yields MNTSALHAQLPHTLQQVDLPALGQHYRGKVRDTFRRGDSLVLVTTDRLSAFDHVLTTIPFKGEVLNRLAAFWFERTKHICANHVLDVPDANVTVARACQPFTVEVVIRGYLTGSLWRDYQKGTHTAYGVPFPDGLRKDEAFPAPIITPSTKAEYGQHDEPISEQEILARGLASARDWARITEAARGLFQEGQKWARTRGLILVDTKYEFGKVGDDLYVIDEMHTPDSSRYWVADEYEKRFAAGEDQRMLDKENIRQWLIRERNFSGQGKPPPIPDDVRVELATKYVAAFERITGTSLALQPGDVHARIERSLREKGYLK; encoded by the coding sequence GTGAACACCTCCGCACTTCACGCCCAACTCCCCCATACGCTCCAGCAGGTCGACCTGCCCGCGCTCGGCCAGCACTACCGCGGCAAGGTCCGCGACACCTTCCGGCGCGGCGACTCGCTCGTCCTGGTGACGACGGACCGGCTGTCCGCGTTCGACCACGTGCTCACCACCATCCCCTTCAAGGGCGAGGTGCTCAACCGGCTCGCGGCCTTCTGGTTCGAGCGGACGAAGCACATCTGCGCCAACCACGTGCTGGACGTGCCGGACGCCAACGTCACCGTGGCGCGCGCCTGTCAGCCCTTCACGGTGGAGGTGGTGATTCGCGGCTACCTCACCGGCAGCCTGTGGCGCGACTACCAGAAGGGCACGCACACGGCCTACGGCGTGCCCTTCCCGGACGGCCTGCGCAAGGACGAGGCCTTCCCCGCGCCCATCATCACCCCGTCCACCAAGGCGGAGTACGGCCAGCACGACGAGCCCATCTCCGAGCAGGAAATCCTGGCGCGGGGCCTGGCCAGCGCGCGCGACTGGGCGCGAATCACGGAGGCGGCGCGCGGCCTGTTCCAGGAGGGTCAGAAGTGGGCGCGCACGCGCGGCCTCATCCTGGTCGATACGAAGTACGAGTTCGGCAAGGTGGGCGACGACCTCTACGTCATCGACGAGATGCACACGCCCGACTCGAGCCGCTACTGGGTGGCGGACGAGTACGAGAAGCGCTTCGCCGCCGGCGAGGACCAGCGGATGCTCGACAAGGAGAACATCCGCCAGTGGCTCATCCGCGAGCGGAACTTCTCCGGACAGGGCAAGCCGCCCCCCATCCCCGACGACGTGCGCGTGGAGCTGGCCACCAAGTACGTGGCCGCCTTCGAGCGGATCACCGGCACGTCGCTCGCGCTCCAGCCCGGTGACGTGCACGCGCGCATCGAGCGGAGCCTGCGCGAGAAGGGCTACCTGAAGTAG